In a genomic window of Variovorax paradoxus:
- a CDS encoding acyl-CoA dehydrogenase family protein — MDLNFTPEEEAFRGEVRAFLADKLPARLSDKVRGGKILEKADMEEWHAILDARGWLANHWPEQYGGPGWTAVEKFIFENECALAFAPRIVPFGVNMLGPVLIKYGNETQKRHWLPRILNGADWWCQGYSEPGAGSDLAAVKTSAVRGIDAQGDHYIVNGQKTWTTLGQHANMIFCLVRTNREAKKQEGISFLLIDMKSPGVEVRPIITLDGEHEVNEVFFADVRVPAENLVGEENKGWTCAKYLLTYERTNIAGVGFSVAALEQLKGIAATQTKNGKPLSEDPAFAARMARVEIDLENMKTTNLRVIAAVAGGGVPGAESSMLKIRGTEIRQEISSLARRAMGVHGRPFIAEALKDGFTGETFGPAYASAAASRYFNNRKLSIFGGSNEIQKNIISKMILGL; from the coding sequence ATGGACCTGAACTTCACCCCCGAAGAAGAAGCCTTCCGCGGCGAGGTGCGCGCCTTCCTGGCCGACAAGCTGCCCGCGCGGCTGTCGGACAAGGTGCGCGGCGGCAAGATCCTCGAGAAGGCCGACATGGAGGAATGGCATGCCATCCTCGATGCGCGCGGCTGGCTCGCCAACCACTGGCCCGAGCAATACGGCGGCCCGGGCTGGACGGCGGTGGAGAAGTTCATCTTCGAGAACGAATGCGCCCTGGCCTTCGCGCCGCGCATCGTGCCCTTCGGCGTGAACATGCTCGGGCCGGTGCTGATCAAGTACGGCAACGAGACGCAGAAGCGTCACTGGCTGCCGCGCATCCTCAACGGCGCCGACTGGTGGTGCCAGGGCTATTCGGAACCCGGCGCGGGCTCCGACCTCGCGGCCGTGAAGACCTCGGCCGTGCGCGGCATCGACGCCCAGGGCGACCACTACATCGTGAACGGCCAGAAGACCTGGACCACGCTGGGCCAGCACGCCAACATGATCTTCTGCCTGGTGCGCACCAACCGCGAGGCGAAGAAGCAGGAAGGCATCAGCTTCCTGCTGATCGACATGAAGTCGCCGGGCGTCGAAGTGCGCCCGATCATCACGCTCGACGGCGAGCACGAGGTCAACGAGGTGTTCTTCGCCGACGTGCGCGTGCCGGCCGAGAACCTCGTGGGCGAGGAGAACAAGGGCTGGACCTGCGCCAAATACCTGCTGACCTACGAGCGCACCAACATCGCGGGCGTGGGCTTCTCGGTGGCCGCGCTCGAGCAGCTCAAGGGCATCGCCGCCACGCAGACGAAGAACGGCAAGCCGCTGTCGGAAGACCCGGCCTTCGCGGCGCGCATGGCGCGCGTGGAGATCGACCTCGAGAACATGAAGACCACCAACCTGCGCGTGATCGCGGCGGTGGCCGGCGGCGGGGTGCCGGGCGCCGAGAGCTCGATGCTCAAGATCCGCGGCACCGAGATTCGCCAGGAGATCTCGTCGCTGGCGCGCCGCGCGATGGGCGTGCATGGCCGCCCCTTCATCGCCGAGGCGCTGAAGGACGGCTTCACCGGCGAGACCTTCGGCCCGGCCTACGCCTCGGCCGCCGCCTCGCGCTACTTCAACAACCGCAAGCTGTCGATCTTCGGCGGCTCGAACGAGATCCAGAAGAACATCATCAGCAAGATGATCCTGGGCCTGTAA
- a CDS encoding acyl-CoA dehydrogenase family protein — protein sequence MNFEHSEDRRMLADSLNRFISEQYAFDARDRIAKSAHGFSKEIFQQFAELGVIGALFSEADGGFGGGGFDIAVVFEALGRGLVVEPLLGAVMVGEALGAAGTDAQKEKLVDIINGVTVAAFAHDEADTHYERTRVQTKAERSGDGWVLNGAKAVVPQGEQADLFLVSARTSGNVDDEAGISLFLVPAKTAGLTVRGCPSIDGGRVAELSFDGLKLSADALLGAEGQGAATLERAIGRGVLALCAEAVGAMEAAKTATLDYLRTRKQFGTLIGSFQALQHRMADLLLEIEQARSAVINAAAAIDGGDRLARERALSAAKFSIGRIGALVAEESIQMHGGIGMTWELPLPHYAKRLVMIDHQLGDEDHHLQRYISLGKEVAA from the coding sequence ATGAACTTCGAACACAGCGAAGACCGGCGCATGCTCGCCGACAGCCTGAACCGCTTCATCAGCGAGCAGTACGCCTTCGATGCGCGCGACCGCATCGCGAAGTCGGCGCACGGCTTCAGCAAGGAGATCTTCCAGCAGTTCGCCGAGCTCGGCGTGATCGGCGCGCTGTTCAGCGAGGCCGATGGCGGCTTCGGCGGCGGCGGCTTCGACATCGCCGTGGTCTTCGAGGCCCTGGGCCGCGGCCTCGTGGTCGAGCCGCTGCTGGGCGCGGTGATGGTCGGCGAGGCGCTCGGCGCGGCCGGCACGGATGCGCAGAAGGAGAAGCTGGTCGACATCATCAACGGCGTGACCGTCGCGGCCTTCGCGCACGACGAGGCCGACACGCATTACGAACGCACGCGTGTGCAGACCAAGGCCGAGCGCAGCGGCGACGGCTGGGTGCTCAACGGCGCCAAGGCGGTGGTGCCGCAAGGCGAGCAGGCCGACCTGTTCCTGGTCTCGGCCCGCACCTCGGGCAACGTGGACGACGAAGCCGGCATCTCGCTGTTCCTCGTGCCCGCCAAGACGGCAGGCCTCACGGTGCGCGGCTGCCCGTCGATCGACGGCGGCCGTGTCGCCGAACTCTCGTTCGACGGCCTGAAGCTGAGCGCCGACGCACTGCTGGGCGCCGAGGGCCAGGGCGCCGCGACGCTCGAGCGTGCCATCGGCCGCGGCGTGCTCGCGCTGTGCGCCGAGGCCGTGGGCGCGATGGAAGCGGCCAAGACCGCCACGCTCGACTACCTGCGCACGCGCAAGCAGTTCGGCACGCTGATCGGCAGCTTCCAGGCGCTGCAGCACCGCATGGCCGACCTGCTGCTCGAGATCGAACAGGCGCGCTCGGCCGTCATCAATGCCGCGGCCGCCATCGACGGCGGCGACCGCCTCGCGCGCGAGCGCGCGCTGTCGGCCGCCAAGTTCAGCATCGGCCGCATCGGCGCGCTGGTGGCGGAGGAAAGCATCCAGATGCACGGCGGCATCGGCATGACCTGGGAGCTGCCGCTGCCCCACTACGCCAAGCGCCTCGTGATGATCGACCACCAGCTCGGCGACGAGGACCATCACCTGCAGCGCTACATCTCGCTCGGCAAGGAGGTGGCGGCATGA